The genomic segment AGTAACAAATTTACTGATACTATTTTTGCAAATATTTCTGTTATACATACCAATTCCATTACAAGTAGTCTTTCAAAGCATGCTTTTCTGTATTATATTACTACTTAACAAGGATAGTATAAAGATTTGTTATAAAAAAGTGGCAGCTACTCTAGAAAAGAGATATTCAAAATAACTAAATCATCAGTCTCATAGACATCGTAAATATACAAATAAGGGGATTGGAGAAAATGAAACATAATTCGATGATTAACAGAATTATTTTGACTAGCGCCCTGTTCCTTGTGATTACTTTGGGGAATTTATCAGATGCTCATGCGACTACTCAAACACAGAATAATAGTCTGGATAGTTTTTCTCCATTAACGGCTAATCTTAATGTATCTCCATCATTACGCGCAGAATCAGGGAATAAGGTTGCACTTCAGGCCATTGGGCAAGGGGGATCGGGAGTATACCAATATAAGTTTATTGTACAGAGTGAGACAGGGAAATGGTATTTACTAAAAAATTATTCGAGTAGTAATACATATACATGGATTCCTGGACCGACCGGGAACAAGACTTTATACGTGGATGTGAAGGACAGCACAGGAAAAGTTATACGAGAGCAAGCGTCCTACACGGTTACTCCGAGGATAGAACCCCTTGCAATCAATTTGACGGCTTCACCGGCCGGCAAAGCAGAGAGCGGCAGCAGGGTGAACCTGACAGCCAAAGCGACGGGGGGATCAGGCGATTATCAATATAAATACATTATTCGGGATAACGCAGGGAAATGGTACTTATTAAAAAATTATTCGAGCAGTAATACATTTACATGGACTCCCGGACCGACCGGGAACAAGACTTTATACGTGGATGTGAAAGACAGCACAGGCAAAGTCATACGAGAGCAAGCGTCCTACACGGTTACTCCGAGGATAGAACCGTTTGCAGCCAATTTGTCGGCTTCACCGGCTGGCAAAGCAGAGAGCGGCAGCAGGGTGAACCTGACAGCCAAAGCGGCGGGAGGATCAGGTGGTTATCAATATAAATACATTATTCGGGATAACGCAGGGAAATGGTACTTATTAAAAAATTATTCGAGCAGTAATACATTTACATGGACTCCCGGACCGACCGGGAACAAGACTTTATACGTGGATGTGAAAGACAGCACAGGCAAAGTCATACGAGAGCAAGCGTCCTACACGGTTACTCCGAGGATAGAACCGCTTGCAGTCAATTTGTCGGCTTCACCGGCCGGCAAAGCAGAGAGCGGCAGCAGGGTGAACCTGACAGCCAAAGCGGCGGGAGGATCAGGTGGTTATCAATATAAATACATTATTCGGGATAACGCAGGGAAATGGTACTTATTAAAAAATTATTCGAGCAGTAATACATTTACATGGACTCCCGGACCGACCGGGAACAAGACTTTATACGTGGATGTGAAAGACAGCACAGGCAAAGTCATACGAGAGCAAGCGTCCTACACGGTTACTCCGAGGATAGAACCGCTTGCAGTCAATTTGTCGGCTTCACCGGCCGGCAAAGCAGAGAGCGGCAGCAGGGTGAACCTGACAGCCAAAGCGGCGGGAGGATCAGGCGATTATCAATATAAATACATTATTCGGGATAACGCAGGGAAATGGTACTTATTAAAAAATTATTCGAGCAGTAATACATTTACATGGACTCCCGGACCGACAGGAGCGAAAACCCTATATGTGGATGTGAAAGATGGTAAGGGAAGAACGGTTCGAACTAAGTTAGCATATACAGTAAATCCCAAAGTGAACCCTAAAGAATATCAGCAGACCCACTATGATTACACCCTGAACGAGGCAGTTCAGAAGCAGGTTAATTCCGGTGCAAAGACGGACAGTGACTACCCAATGTATATTTATCAGGATGCTCTGAAAAAATCGGGGAATCAGGCTACAGTGATTAATGGGAAGTGGAATGTTCGGGGTGGTCCGGGAACAAACTTTTGGATGATTACACAAGTAAATACAGGTAAAAAAGTAAAGGTCATCCGGAAAACGGGTTCCTGGTATCAGGTCGACTTTCAGACTGGATGGATCAATGCCAGTCCCGCTGATGTCAGACATGCAATGGATCCGGTCAGTTATTCCCGTGACACAACAGAGTATTTCCAGTTTCTGAAATTATCTGCAGTAACAAATGTATATGCGGATGAAGTCAACAGTCGAATACTCAGCAACAAGGGCATATTATCAGGTAAGGCCGAAGTATTTTTACAGGCTGCCAGAAATACAAATATTAATGAGATATACTTAATCTCACATGCATTGCATGAAACAGGAAATGGCAGATCCGAACTTGCTAACGGTGTAGTGTATAACGGGAAAACCGTTTATAATATGTTCGGGATAGGTGCAAATGATTCCGATCCAATCAGGCATGGTGCTGATTTTGCCTATTCGCACAAATGGTTTACTCCAGAGGCGGCCATATTAGGTGGTGCACAGTTTATCGGGCAGAATTATATTCATAATCCACGATATCAGCAGAATACACTCTATAAAATGCGGTGGAATCCGGCTGCTCCGGCCAGTCATCAATATGCGACTGACATCGGGTGGGCCGTGAAACAAACCTATGAGATCAAACAATTATATGATCTTCTGTCCAGTTACAAACTTATTTTTGATGTTCCACAATATAAATAAAAATAGGTACAGTAAATATTAGTCGATGGGTCTCCATCGATTTTTTTTATCTCCAGCAAAATACAGTAATCTGGAAAATGGGATAGGGTTAAGCGCCTTCCTTATAAGGGCTCTTCGCTAAAATCCGTGAAATGGGCCATAGTTTGGTAAAGTAATTTCCAAATAATCTATGAAAATCGGACAAGGGTGAAGGCGGCCATCGGAATAGGCCACTTGTGCCAAAAAATAGGCCGTTCTCTGCCACAAAATGAGCCACCTTCTGCCGGAAAATAGGCCAGGAGGGCAACCCATCAATCAAGTTGTCCCTCCTGGCCTGCGTTTATACAATCATTTGTCGTCCGGCCGGCGTCGATCGGGGTAGTCATCGATCAGCTTGATGCAGATTTTAACGAGCTCATCACTACTGATTGTTTCATTGCTTTTAAAGATAGCGTCGATCAAAGCGCCTGAAAGGCGATTCTCAAAGTCTTCCTCCATATCTCGCATGAAAAAATAAATCAGCCAGGGGGGTACCCGCCTTACTCAGCGATCATCGTGCACCACCGATACCATAACGTTCTCGCATGGACTTGCTGCCATCGATCACAATCGAATAGGAATCATGAACGATCCGATCTAAGATGGCATCGGCGATCTGGGCATTGCCCAGCTTACTGTGCCACCCCTTTGGATCAAATTGAGAACAGAAGATCGTTGAGGTTCGGTGTAATCGTCGCTCGATCAGTTCCAGAATGAAAGTCGATTGTTCCAGCGACAGATCGGTCAGTAGCCATTCGTCAAGGATCAGAAGATCGATTTTCCGATACCGTTCAAGAATTCGGCGAAAATCACCGTTGGCCTCATTCTTGGCGATTAATAGATCATCTAACAGTTCAGGTAACCCCACGTACTTGACCTTGAGGAATTGACGACAGGCCTCGATGCCTAATGCCGTCGCCAGCCAGGTCTTTCCATTACCAGAGGCACCCATAATGATGATGTTGTGATGCTCCTTAATATAACTACCCGAGGCGAGCCGTGTGATCAGTTGTTGATCCAGCTGCCGATCAGGGAGATAATCAATGTTGGTGATCGAAGGTTCGATTGTTTTAAAGCCGGCTTGCTTGATGAGACGTTCCAATTTATTCGACTGCCGAGCGGCGTAAGCTGTATCGACCAACAATTCAAAGCGATCGTTGAAACTCATACCACGGCAATTCTCGTTCGTCTCTTGGGCATTGAGGGCCTCAACCATAGCGCTGAGACGCATTTCATAGAGTTTTCTAGTCGTTTCTTGATTCATGAGTAGTCCTCCCAAAGTATTCGGCGCCACGAGTGAAGCCGAAGTCGTTTTGTCTCTGATGCAGCTGTGATTGTTGCTTCCGGGTCGTGTTGATGAGCATTCGCTCGATCACTCTGACCGTTGGTGCTTTTGCGACGCGCATGACATCAGTACATGCCTGTTCGATTTCGTTTAATTTGTATTTCTGCGCCAATTTCTTGAGCCGCAACGTCGCATTTAAAGCCTGACGTTCGGCTCTTGAAGAAGTTAGGAGATACTCAACAACCTGAACTGTGGCTGGTCCAACTTTCTTTGCCCATTCACGACTGGTTTCTGGCGTATGAGAAAGGTAGAGCTGATGGCTTTCGGGCATATGCTCCGATAAAGTCGCAAACTGGCCAGGTTGACCATAGTGACGTCGGTGTGATGCCAACCGAATATCTTTGAAGAAGATCTCGACGAGATCACGGGTCAGTCGAATATCGACACGACTACTGATATACTGAAAGGGAACTGAGTAAAACATACCTTCGACCAGAATATGATAGTCGGGTTGTACGGTGGCAGTCCGCCAGGCTGCCATCTGGAAAGGGGATTGAGGTAAAGGTTTGAGGGCAAATTGTTCCTCTCGTTTAAAGCCTTCTTCTCGATTGCCTACCTTATATTTTTTCGTGAACGGCCGTCGGTTGAACTCCGCCAACTTCAACCCGACGGCTTTATTGAGTTCCTCAAGGGTGAAGAACTGCTCATTGCGCAAGGCCGCAATGACCCACGTTGAAAGGATATTGACCGTCCCTTCGACGGCTGCTTTGTCCTTAGGCGCCCTTATGCGTGCTGGGACAATCACTGTGCCATAATGCGCCGCCAAATCACGGTAGACAGGATTCAAAATGGCCTCGTAGTCTTTGTGTTTCGTGACGCCGACTTTTAGATTATCGGGTACCAGTATTTCGGTCACGCCGTCAAAGAACTCGTAAGCGTGAACGTGTGCGCGAATCCAGTCTTCGGTCTTCATCGTCAGACACGCTTCACAGTAGCTATACTGGCTGCTGGGCAACGTCGCAAGAAACAGATACGCTTTGACGAATTCGCCTGTGTCTCGATCGATCAGCTTTAGGGTCGATCCAGCCCAATCGACCTCCATGATCTCGCCCGGTTTACGTTTGATTCGCATAGTGGCTTTGAACTTTTGCGCATACTCCGTGTAGTTGCGGCAGAACGTCCGGTATGAGTAGGGCGCGGTACCGGATTGCCGACAGCTTGCCTCATACTCGTAGTAAAGCAGGGTCAAGGTGACATTAGGCTTGGCAAGTTCCTTGTGCAGGTACTCATAGTCTGGCACTTCGCGCCCTTTCGCTTCCGGCCTCAGTTCAGGAAAGAGTCGCCGTGCCAG from the Sporolactobacillus sp. Y61 genome contains:
- a CDS encoding glucosaminidase domain-containing protein; its protein translation is MKHNSMINRIILTSALFLVITLGNLSDAHATTQTQNNSLDSFSPLTANLNVSPSLRAESGNKVALQAIGQGGSGVYQYKFIVQSETGKWYLLKNYSSSNTYTWIPGPTGNKTLYVDVKDSTGKVIREQASYTVTPRIEPLAINLTASPAGKAESGSRVNLTAKATGGSGDYQYKYIIRDNAGKWYLLKNYSSSNTFTWTPGPTGNKTLYVDVKDSTGKVIREQASYTVTPRIEPFAANLSASPAGKAESGSRVNLTAKAAGGSGGYQYKYIIRDNAGKWYLLKNYSSSNTFTWTPGPTGNKTLYVDVKDSTGKVIREQASYTVTPRIEPLAVNLSASPAGKAESGSRVNLTAKAAGGSGGYQYKYIIRDNAGKWYLLKNYSSSNTFTWTPGPTGNKTLYVDVKDSTGKVIREQASYTVTPRIEPLAVNLSASPAGKAESGSRVNLTAKAAGGSGDYQYKYIIRDNAGKWYLLKNYSSSNTFTWTPGPTGAKTLYVDVKDGKGRTVRTKLAYTVNPKVNPKEYQQTHYDYTLNEAVQKQVNSGAKTDSDYPMYIYQDALKKSGNQATVINGKWNVRGGPGTNFWMITQVNTGKKVKVIRKTGSWYQVDFQTGWINASPADVRHAMDPVSYSRDTTEYFQFLKLSAVTNVYADEVNSRILSNKGILSGKAEVFLQAARNTNINEIYLISHALHETGNGRSELANGVVYNGKTVYNMFGIGANDSDPIRHGADFAYSHKWFTPEAAILGGAQFIGQNYIHNPRYQQNTLYKMRWNPAAPASHQYATDIGWAVKQTYEIKQLYDLLSSYKLIFDVPQYK
- the istB gene encoding IS21-like element helper ATPase IstB yields the protein MNQETTRKLYEMRLSAMVEALNAQETNENCRGMSFNDRFELLVDTAYAARQSNKLERLIKQAGFKTIEPSITNIDYLPDRQLDQQLITRLASGSYIKEHHNIIIMGASGNGKTWLATALGIEACRQFLKVKYVGLPELLDDLLIAKNEANGDFRRILERYRKIDLLILDEWLLTDLSLEQSTFILELIERRLHRTSTIFCSQFDPKGWHSKLGNAQIADAILDRIVHDSYSIVIDGSKSMRERYGIGGAR
- the istA gene encoding IS21 family transposase; protein product: MAIQYRRILELHDQKHSQRSIAASTGNSRAKIGDTIHRAEAMGIRPPFDSTVSDDDLARRLFPELRPEAKGREVPDYEYLHKELAKPNVTLTLLYYEYEASCRQSGTAPYSYRTFCRNYTEYAQKFKATMRIKRKPGEIMEVDWAGSTLKLIDRDTGEFVKAYLFLATLPSSQYSYCEACLTMKTEDWIRAHVHAYEFFDGVTEILVPDNLKVGVTKHKDYEAILNPVYRDLAAHYGTVIVPARIRAPKDKAAVEGTVNILSTWVIAALRNEQFFTLEELNKAVGLKLAEFNRRPFTKKYKVGNREEGFKREEQFALKPLPQSPFQMAAWRTATVQPDYHILVEGMFYSVPFQYISSRVDIRLTRDLVEIFFKDIRLASHRRHYGQPGQFATLSEHMPESHQLYLSHTPETSREWAKKVGPATVQVVEYLLTSSRAERQALNATLRLKKLAQKYKLNEIEQACTDVMRVAKAPTVRVIERMLINTTRKQQSQLHQRQNDFGFTRGAEYFGRTTHESRND